A part of Cervus elaphus chromosome 11, mCerEla1.1, whole genome shotgun sequence genomic DNA contains:
- the DNM1 gene encoding dynamin-1 isoform X1 — translation MGNRGMEDLIPLVNRLQDAFSAIGQNADLDLPQIAVVGGQSAGKSSVLENFVGRDFLPRGSGIVTRRPLVLQLVNATTEYAEFLHCKGKKFTDFEEVRLEIEAETDRVTGTNKGISPVPINLRVYSPHVLNLTLVDLPGMTKVPVGDQPPDIEFQIRDMLMQFVTKENCLILAVSPANSDLANSDALKVAKEVDPQGQRTIGVITKLDLMDEGTDARDVLENKLLPLRRGYIGVVNRSQKDIDGKKDITAALAAERKFFLSHPSYRHLADRMGTPYLQKVLNQQLTNHIRDTLPGLRNKLQSQLLSIEKEVEEYKNFRPDDPARKTKALLQMVQQFAVDFEKRIEGSGDQIDTYELSGGARINRIFHERFPFELVKMEFDEKELRREISYAIKNIHGIRTGLFTPDMAFETIVKKQVKKIREPCLKCVDMVISELISTVRQCTKKLQQYPRLREEMERIVTTHIREREGRTKEQVMLLIDIELAYMNTNHEDFIGFANAQQRSNQMNKKKASGNQDEILVIRKGWLTINNIGIMKGGSKEYWFVLTAENLSWYKDDEEKEKKYMLSVDNLKLRDVEKGFMSSKHIFALFNTEQRNVYKDYRQLELACETQEEVDSWKASFLRAGVYPERVGDKEKASETEENGSDSFMHSMDPQLERQVETIRNLVDSYMAIVNKTVRDLMPKTIMHLMINNTKEFIFSELLANLYSCGDQNTLMEESAEQAQRRDEMLRMYHALKEALSIIGDINTTTVSTPMPPPVDDSWLQVQSVPTGRRSPTSSPTPQRRAPAVPPARPGSRGPAPGPPPAGSALGGAPPVPSRPGASPDPFGPPPQVPSRPNRAPPGVPSRKGPASPTRPAVPRPAEAPLLDL, via the exons GGACTTCTTGCCCCGAGGATCTGGCATTGTCACGCGACGCCCCCTGGTCCTGCAGCTGGTCAATGCTACCACAG AATATGCCGAGTTCCTGCACTGCAAGGGGAAGAAATTCACTGACTTCGAAGAGGTGCGCCTGGAGATTGAGGCTGAGACCGACCGGGTAACAGGCACTAACAAGGGCATCTCTCCAGTGCCCATCAACCTCCGCGTCTACTCGCCGCACG TGCTGAACCTGACCCTAGTGGACTTGCCTGGAATGACCAAGGTCCCGGTGGGGGACCAACCTCCCGACATCGAGTTCCAGATCCGGGACATGCTTATGCAGTTCGTCACCAAGGAGAACTGCCTCATCTTGGCCGTGTCCCCGGCCAACTCCGACCTGGCCAACTCTGATGCCCTCAAGGTCGCCAAGGAGGTGGACCCCCAGG GTCAGCGCACCATCGGGGTCATCACTAAGCTGGACCTGATGGACGAGGGCACAGATGCTCGCGATGTTTTGGAGAACAAGCTGCTCCCGCTGCGCAGAG GCTACATTGGAGTCGTGAACCGAAGCCAGAAGGACATCGATGGTAAGAAAGATATCACAGCTGCCTTGGCTGCTGAACGCAAGTTCTTCCTCTCCCACCCTTCCTACCGCCACTTGGCTGACCGCATGGGCACGCCCTACCTGCAGAAGGTCCTCAACCAG CAACTGACAAACCACATCCGGGACACCCTGCCAGGGCTGCGAAACAAACTCCAGAGCCAACTGCTGTCCATCGAGAAGGAGGTGGAGGAGTACAAAAACTTCCGCCCTGATGACCCAGCGCGCAAGACCAAGGCTCTGCTGCA GATGGTCCAGCAGTTCGCTGTAGACTTTGAGAAGCGCATCGAAGGCTCAGGGGACCAAATTGACACCTATGAACTGTCGGGGGGCGCCCGCATCAACCGGATCTTCCATGAGCGCTTCCCTTTCGAGTTGGTCAAG ATGGAGTTTGACGAGAAGGAACTCCGAAGGGAGATCAGCTATGCCATCAAGAATATCCATGGCATTAG AACCGGGCTCTTTACCCCAGACATGGCCTTTGAGACCATTGTGAAAAAGCAGGTGAAGAAGATCCGAGAACCTTGTCTCAAGTGTGTGGACATGGTTATCTCGGAGCTAATCAGCACCGTTAGACAGTGCACCAAGAAG CTCCAGCAATACCCCCGGCTGCGGGAGGAGATGGAGCGTATTGTGACCACCCACATCCGGGAGCGCGAGGGTCGCACCAAGGAGCAG GTCATGCTCCTCATCGATATTGAGCTGGCTTACATGAATACCAACCATGAGGACTTCATAGGCTTTGCCAA TGCTCAGCAGAGAAGCAACCAGATGAACAAGAAGAAGGCTTCAGGGAACCAG GATGAGATTCTG GTCATCCGGAAGGGCTGGCTGACCATCAACAATATTGGCATCATGAAGGGAGGCTCCAAGGAGTATTGGTTTGTGCTGACTGCCGAGAATCTGTCCTGGTATAAGGATGACGAG gagaaagagaagaagtacATGCTCTCCGTGGATAACCTGAAGTTGCGGGACGTGGAGAAGGGCTTCATGTCCAGCAAGCACATCTTTGCCCTCTTCAACACAGAACAGAG GAATGTCTACAAGGATTATCGGCAGCTGGAGCTGGCCTGCGAGACACAGGAGGAGGTGGATAGCTGGAAGGCCTCCTTTCTAAGGGCTGGCGTGTACCCTGAGCGTGTTGGG GACAAAGAGAAA GCCAGTGAGACGGAGGAGAACGGCTCAGACAGCTTCATGCACTCCATGGACCCACAGCTGGAGCGGCAGGTGGAGACCATCCGGAACTTGGTGGATTCATACATGGCCATCGTCAACAAGACTGTCCGGGACCTCATGCCCAAGACGATAATGCATCTCATGATCAACAAC ACCAAGGAATTCATCTTCTCGGAGCTGCTGGCCAACCTGTATTCGTGCGGGGACCAGAACACACTGATGGAGGAGTCGGCCGAGCAGGCGCAGCGGCGCGACGAGATGCTGCGCATGTACCACGCACTGAAAGAGGCGCTCAGCATCATCGGCGACATCAACACGACCACTGTCAGCACGCCCATGCCCCCGCCTGTGGACGACTCCTGGCTGCAGGTGCAGAGCGTACCGACCGGACGCAG GTCACCCACGTCCAGCCCCACGCCGCAGCGCCGAGCCCCTGCCGTGCCCCCAGCCCGGCCCGGGTCGCGGGGCCCTGCTCCTGGGCCTCCGCCTGCTGGGTCCGCCCTGGGGGGAGCGCCCCCCGTGCCCTCCAGGCCGGGGGCTTCCCCTGACCCCTTCGGTCCTCCCCCCCAGGTGCCCTCGCGCCCCAACCGCGCCCCGCCCGGGGTCCCCAG CAGGAAGGGCCCAGCCTCACCTACACGACCTGCGGTCCCCCGACCAGCTGAGGCTCCCCTGTTAGACTTATAA
- the DNM1 gene encoding dynamin-1 isoform X8 — protein sequence MGNRGMEDLIPLVNRLQDAFSAIGQNADLDLPQIAVVGGQSAGKSSVLENFVGRDFLPRGSGIVTRRPLVLQLVNATTEYAEFLHCKGKKFTDFEEVRLEIEAETDRVTGTNKGISPVPINLRVYSPHVLNLTLVDLPGMTKVPVGDQPPDIEFQIRDMLMQFVTKENCLILAVSPANSDLANSDALKVAKEVDPQGQRTIGVITKLDLMDEGTDARDVLENKLLPLRRGYIGVVNRSQKDIDGKKDITAALAAERKFFLSHPSYRHLADRMGTPYLQKVLNQQLTNHIRDTLPGLRNKLQSQLLSIEKEVEEYKNFRPDDPARKTKALLQMVQQFAVDFEKRIEGSGDQIDTYELSGGARINRIFHERFPFELVKMEFDEKELRREISYAIKNIHGIRTGLFTPDMAFETIVKKQVKKIREPCLKCVDMVISELISTVRQCTKKLQQYPRLREEMERIVTTHIREREGRTKEQVMLLIDIELAYMNTNHEDFIGFANAQQRSNQMNKKKASGNQDEILVIRKGWLTINNIGIMKGGSKEYWFVLTAENLSWYKDDEEKEKKYMLSVDNLKLRDVEKGFMSSKHIFALFNTEQRNVYKDYRQLELACETQEEVDSWKASFLRAGVYPERVGASETEENGSDSFMHSMDPQLERQVETIRNLVDSYMAIVNKTVRDLMPKTIMHLMINNTKEFIFSELLANLYSCGDQNTLMEESAEQAQRRDEMLRMYHALKEALSIIGDINTTTVSTPMPPPVDDSWLQVQSVPTGRRSPTSSPTPQRRAPAVPPARPGSRGPAPGPPPAGSALGGAPPVPSRPGASPDPFGPPPQVPSRPNRAPPGVPSRKGPASPTRPAVPRPAEAPLLDL from the exons GGACTTCTTGCCCCGAGGATCTGGCATTGTCACGCGACGCCCCCTGGTCCTGCAGCTGGTCAATGCTACCACAG AATATGCCGAGTTCCTGCACTGCAAGGGGAAGAAATTCACTGACTTCGAAGAGGTGCGCCTGGAGATTGAGGCTGAGACCGACCGGGTAACAGGCACTAACAAGGGCATCTCTCCAGTGCCCATCAACCTCCGCGTCTACTCGCCGCACG TGCTGAACCTGACCCTAGTGGACTTGCCTGGAATGACCAAGGTCCCGGTGGGGGACCAACCTCCCGACATCGAGTTCCAGATCCGGGACATGCTTATGCAGTTCGTCACCAAGGAGAACTGCCTCATCTTGGCCGTGTCCCCGGCCAACTCCGACCTGGCCAACTCTGATGCCCTCAAGGTCGCCAAGGAGGTGGACCCCCAGG GTCAGCGCACCATCGGGGTCATCACTAAGCTGGACCTGATGGACGAGGGCACAGATGCTCGCGATGTTTTGGAGAACAAGCTGCTCCCGCTGCGCAGAG GCTACATTGGAGTCGTGAACCGAAGCCAGAAGGACATCGATGGTAAGAAAGATATCACAGCTGCCTTGGCTGCTGAACGCAAGTTCTTCCTCTCCCACCCTTCCTACCGCCACTTGGCTGACCGCATGGGCACGCCCTACCTGCAGAAGGTCCTCAACCAG CAACTGACAAACCACATCCGGGACACCCTGCCAGGGCTGCGAAACAAACTCCAGAGCCAACTGCTGTCCATCGAGAAGGAGGTGGAGGAGTACAAAAACTTCCGCCCTGATGACCCAGCGCGCAAGACCAAGGCTCTGCTGCA GATGGTCCAGCAGTTCGCTGTAGACTTTGAGAAGCGCATCGAAGGCTCAGGGGACCAAATTGACACCTATGAACTGTCGGGGGGCGCCCGCATCAACCGGATCTTCCATGAGCGCTTCCCTTTCGAGTTGGTCAAG ATGGAGTTTGACGAGAAGGAACTCCGAAGGGAGATCAGCTATGCCATCAAGAATATCCATGGCATTAG AACCGGGCTCTTTACCCCAGACATGGCCTTTGAGACCATTGTGAAAAAGCAGGTGAAGAAGATCCGAGAACCTTGTCTCAAGTGTGTGGACATGGTTATCTCGGAGCTAATCAGCACCGTTAGACAGTGCACCAAGAAG CTCCAGCAATACCCCCGGCTGCGGGAGGAGATGGAGCGTATTGTGACCACCCACATCCGGGAGCGCGAGGGTCGCACCAAGGAGCAG GTCATGCTCCTCATCGATATTGAGCTGGCTTACATGAATACCAACCATGAGGACTTCATAGGCTTTGCCAA TGCTCAGCAGAGAAGCAACCAGATGAACAAGAAGAAGGCTTCAGGGAACCAG GATGAGATTCTG GTCATCCGGAAGGGCTGGCTGACCATCAACAATATTGGCATCATGAAGGGAGGCTCCAAGGAGTATTGGTTTGTGCTGACTGCCGAGAATCTGTCCTGGTATAAGGATGACGAG gagaaagagaagaagtacATGCTCTCCGTGGATAACCTGAAGTTGCGGGACGTGGAGAAGGGCTTCATGTCCAGCAAGCACATCTTTGCCCTCTTCAACACAGAACAGAG GAATGTCTACAAGGATTATCGGCAGCTGGAGCTGGCCTGCGAGACACAGGAGGAGGTGGATAGCTGGAAGGCCTCCTTTCTAAGGGCTGGCGTGTACCCTGAGCGTGTTGGG GCCAGTGAGACGGAGGAGAACGGCTCAGACAGCTTCATGCACTCCATGGACCCACAGCTGGAGCGGCAGGTGGAGACCATCCGGAACTTGGTGGATTCATACATGGCCATCGTCAACAAGACTGTCCGGGACCTCATGCCCAAGACGATAATGCATCTCATGATCAACAAC ACCAAGGAATTCATCTTCTCGGAGCTGCTGGCCAACCTGTATTCGTGCGGGGACCAGAACACACTGATGGAGGAGTCGGCCGAGCAGGCGCAGCGGCGCGACGAGATGCTGCGCATGTACCACGCACTGAAAGAGGCGCTCAGCATCATCGGCGACATCAACACGACCACTGTCAGCACGCCCATGCCCCCGCCTGTGGACGACTCCTGGCTGCAGGTGCAGAGCGTACCGACCGGACGCAG GTCACCCACGTCCAGCCCCACGCCGCAGCGCCGAGCCCCTGCCGTGCCCCCAGCCCGGCCCGGGTCGCGGGGCCCTGCTCCTGGGCCTCCGCCTGCTGGGTCCGCCCTGGGGGGAGCGCCCCCCGTGCCCTCCAGGCCGGGGGCTTCCCCTGACCCCTTCGGTCCTCCCCCCCAGGTGCCCTCGCGCCCCAACCGCGCCCCGCCCGGGGTCCCCAG CAGGAAGGGCCCAGCCTCACCTACACGACCTGCGGTCCCCCGACCAGCTGAGGCTCCCCTGTTAGACTTATAA
- the DNM1 gene encoding dynamin-1 isoform X7, whose translation MGNRGMEDLIPLVNRLQDAFSAIGQNADLDLPQIAVVGGQSAGKSSVLENFVGRDFLPRGSGIVTRRPLVLQLVNATTEYAEFLHCKGKKFTDFEEVRLEIEAETDRVTGTNKGISPVPINLRVYSPHVLNLTLVDLPGMTKVPVGDQPPDIEFQIRDMLMQFVTKENCLILAVSPANSDLANSDALKVAKEVDPQGQRTIGVITKLDLMDEGTDARDVLENKLLPLRRGYIGVVNRSQKDIDGKKDITAALAAERKFFLSHPSYRHLADRMGTPYLQKVLNQQLTNHIRDTLPGLRNKLQSQLLSIEKEVEEYKNFRPDDPARKTKALLQMVQQFAVDFEKRIEGSGDQIDTYELSGGARINRIFHERFPFELVKMEFDEKELRREISYAIKNIHGIRTGLFTPDLAFEATVKKQVQKLKEPSIKCVDMVVSELTATIRKCSEKLQQYPRLREEMERIVTTHIREREGRTKEQVMLLIDIELAYMNTNHEDFIGFANAQQRSNQMNKKKASGNQVIRKGWLTINNIGIMKGGSKEYWFVLTAENLSWYKDDEEKEKKYMLSVDNLKLRDVEKGFMSSKHIFALFNTEQRNVYKDYRQLELACETQEEVDSWKASFLRAGVYPERVGDKEKASETEENGSDSFMHSMDPQLERQVETIRNLVDSYMAIVNKTVRDLMPKTIMHLMINNTKEFIFSELLANLYSCGDQNTLMEESAEQAQRRDEMLRMYHALKEALSIIGDINTTTVSTPMPPPVDDSWLQVQSVPTGRRSPTSSPTPQRRAPAVPPARPGSRGPAPGPPPAGSALGGAPPVPSRPGASPDPFGPPPQVPSRPNRAPPGVPSRKGPASPTRPAVPRPAEAPLLDL comes from the exons GGACTTCTTGCCCCGAGGATCTGGCATTGTCACGCGACGCCCCCTGGTCCTGCAGCTGGTCAATGCTACCACAG AATATGCCGAGTTCCTGCACTGCAAGGGGAAGAAATTCACTGACTTCGAAGAGGTGCGCCTGGAGATTGAGGCTGAGACCGACCGGGTAACAGGCACTAACAAGGGCATCTCTCCAGTGCCCATCAACCTCCGCGTCTACTCGCCGCACG TGCTGAACCTGACCCTAGTGGACTTGCCTGGAATGACCAAGGTCCCGGTGGGGGACCAACCTCCCGACATCGAGTTCCAGATCCGGGACATGCTTATGCAGTTCGTCACCAAGGAGAACTGCCTCATCTTGGCCGTGTCCCCGGCCAACTCCGACCTGGCCAACTCTGATGCCCTCAAGGTCGCCAAGGAGGTGGACCCCCAGG GTCAGCGCACCATCGGGGTCATCACTAAGCTGGACCTGATGGACGAGGGCACAGATGCTCGCGATGTTTTGGAGAACAAGCTGCTCCCGCTGCGCAGAG GCTACATTGGAGTCGTGAACCGAAGCCAGAAGGACATCGATGGTAAGAAAGATATCACAGCTGCCTTGGCTGCTGAACGCAAGTTCTTCCTCTCCCACCCTTCCTACCGCCACTTGGCTGACCGCATGGGCACGCCCTACCTGCAGAAGGTCCTCAACCAG CAACTGACAAACCACATCCGGGACACCCTGCCAGGGCTGCGAAACAAACTCCAGAGCCAACTGCTGTCCATCGAGAAGGAGGTGGAGGAGTACAAAAACTTCCGCCCTGATGACCCAGCGCGCAAGACCAAGGCTCTGCTGCA GATGGTCCAGCAGTTCGCTGTAGACTTTGAGAAGCGCATCGAAGGCTCAGGGGACCAAATTGACACCTATGAACTGTCGGGGGGCGCCCGCATCAACCGGATCTTCCATGAGCGCTTCCCTTTCGAGTTGGTCAAG ATGGAGTTTGACGAGAAGGAACTCCGAAGGGAGATCAGCTATGCCATCAAGAATATCCATGGCATTAG GACGGGCCTCTTCACACCTGACCTCGCTTTTGAAGCCACAGTGAAAAAGCAGGTGCAGAAGCTTAAAGAGCCCAGTATCAAGTGTGTGGATATGGTAGTCAGTGAGCTCACGGCCACCATCAGAAAGTGTAGCGAAAAG CTCCAGCAATACCCCCGGCTGCGGGAGGAGATGGAGCGTATTGTGACCACCCACATCCGGGAGCGCGAGGGTCGCACCAAGGAGCAG GTCATGCTCCTCATCGATATTGAGCTGGCTTACATGAATACCAACCATGAGGACTTCATAGGCTTTGCCAA TGCTCAGCAGAGAAGCAACCAGATGAACAAGAAGAAGGCTTCAGGGAACCAG GTCATCCGGAAGGGCTGGCTGACCATCAACAATATTGGCATCATGAAGGGAGGCTCCAAGGAGTATTGGTTTGTGCTGACTGCCGAGAATCTGTCCTGGTATAAGGATGACGAG gagaaagagaagaagtacATGCTCTCCGTGGATAACCTGAAGTTGCGGGACGTGGAGAAGGGCTTCATGTCCAGCAAGCACATCTTTGCCCTCTTCAACACAGAACAGAG GAATGTCTACAAGGATTATCGGCAGCTGGAGCTGGCCTGCGAGACACAGGAGGAGGTGGATAGCTGGAAGGCCTCCTTTCTAAGGGCTGGCGTGTACCCTGAGCGTGTTGGG GACAAAGAGAAA GCCAGTGAGACGGAGGAGAACGGCTCAGACAGCTTCATGCACTCCATGGACCCACAGCTGGAGCGGCAGGTGGAGACCATCCGGAACTTGGTGGATTCATACATGGCCATCGTCAACAAGACTGTCCGGGACCTCATGCCCAAGACGATAATGCATCTCATGATCAACAAC ACCAAGGAATTCATCTTCTCGGAGCTGCTGGCCAACCTGTATTCGTGCGGGGACCAGAACACACTGATGGAGGAGTCGGCCGAGCAGGCGCAGCGGCGCGACGAGATGCTGCGCATGTACCACGCACTGAAAGAGGCGCTCAGCATCATCGGCGACATCAACACGACCACTGTCAGCACGCCCATGCCCCCGCCTGTGGACGACTCCTGGCTGCAGGTGCAGAGCGTACCGACCGGACGCAG GTCACCCACGTCCAGCCCCACGCCGCAGCGCCGAGCCCCTGCCGTGCCCCCAGCCCGGCCCGGGTCGCGGGGCCCTGCTCCTGGGCCTCCGCCTGCTGGGTCCGCCCTGGGGGGAGCGCCCCCCGTGCCCTCCAGGCCGGGGGCTTCCCCTGACCCCTTCGGTCCTCCCCCCCAGGTGCCCTCGCGCCCCAACCGCGCCCCGCCCGGGGTCCCCAG CAGGAAGGGCCCAGCCTCACCTACACGACCTGCGGTCCCCCGACCAGCTGAGGCTCCCCTGTTAGACTTATAA
- the DNM1 gene encoding dynamin-1 isoform X2, protein MGNRGMEDLIPLVNRLQDAFSAIGQNADLDLPQIAVVGGQSAGKSSVLENFVGRDFLPRGSGIVTRRPLVLQLVNATTEYAEFLHCKGKKFTDFEEVRLEIEAETDRVTGTNKGISPVPINLRVYSPHVLNLTLVDLPGMTKVPVGDQPPDIEFQIRDMLMQFVTKENCLILAVSPANSDLANSDALKVAKEVDPQGQRTIGVITKLDLMDEGTDARDVLENKLLPLRRGYIGVVNRSQKDIDGKKDITAALAAERKFFLSHPSYRHLADRMGTPYLQKVLNQQLTNHIRDTLPGLRNKLQSQLLSIEKEVEEYKNFRPDDPARKTKALLQMVQQFAVDFEKRIEGSGDQIDTYELSGGARINRIFHERFPFELVKMEFDEKELRREISYAIKNIHGIRTGLFTPDLAFEATVKKQVQKLKEPSIKCVDMVVSELTATIRKCSEKLQQYPRLREEMERIVTTHIREREGRTKEQVMLLIDIELAYMNTNHEDFIGFANAQQRSNQMNKKKASGNQDEILVIRKGWLTINNIGIMKGGSKEYWFVLTAENLSWYKDDEEKEKKYMLSVDNLKLRDVEKGFMSSKHIFALFNTEQRNVYKDYRQLELACETQEEVDSWKASFLRAGVYPERVGDKEKASETEENGSDSFMHSMDPQLERQVETIRNLVDSYMAIVNKTVRDLMPKTIMHLMINNTKEFIFSELLANLYSCGDQNTLMEESAEQAQRRDEMLRMYHALKEALSIIGDINTTTVSTPMPPPVDDSWLQVQSVPTGRRSPTSSPTPQRRAPAVPPARPGSRGPAPGPPPAGSALGGAPPVPSRPGASPDPFGPPPQVPSRPNRAPPGVPSRKGPASPTRPAVPRPAEAPLLDL, encoded by the exons GGACTTCTTGCCCCGAGGATCTGGCATTGTCACGCGACGCCCCCTGGTCCTGCAGCTGGTCAATGCTACCACAG AATATGCCGAGTTCCTGCACTGCAAGGGGAAGAAATTCACTGACTTCGAAGAGGTGCGCCTGGAGATTGAGGCTGAGACCGACCGGGTAACAGGCACTAACAAGGGCATCTCTCCAGTGCCCATCAACCTCCGCGTCTACTCGCCGCACG TGCTGAACCTGACCCTAGTGGACTTGCCTGGAATGACCAAGGTCCCGGTGGGGGACCAACCTCCCGACATCGAGTTCCAGATCCGGGACATGCTTATGCAGTTCGTCACCAAGGAGAACTGCCTCATCTTGGCCGTGTCCCCGGCCAACTCCGACCTGGCCAACTCTGATGCCCTCAAGGTCGCCAAGGAGGTGGACCCCCAGG GTCAGCGCACCATCGGGGTCATCACTAAGCTGGACCTGATGGACGAGGGCACAGATGCTCGCGATGTTTTGGAGAACAAGCTGCTCCCGCTGCGCAGAG GCTACATTGGAGTCGTGAACCGAAGCCAGAAGGACATCGATGGTAAGAAAGATATCACAGCTGCCTTGGCTGCTGAACGCAAGTTCTTCCTCTCCCACCCTTCCTACCGCCACTTGGCTGACCGCATGGGCACGCCCTACCTGCAGAAGGTCCTCAACCAG CAACTGACAAACCACATCCGGGACACCCTGCCAGGGCTGCGAAACAAACTCCAGAGCCAACTGCTGTCCATCGAGAAGGAGGTGGAGGAGTACAAAAACTTCCGCCCTGATGACCCAGCGCGCAAGACCAAGGCTCTGCTGCA GATGGTCCAGCAGTTCGCTGTAGACTTTGAGAAGCGCATCGAAGGCTCAGGGGACCAAATTGACACCTATGAACTGTCGGGGGGCGCCCGCATCAACCGGATCTTCCATGAGCGCTTCCCTTTCGAGTTGGTCAAG ATGGAGTTTGACGAGAAGGAACTCCGAAGGGAGATCAGCTATGCCATCAAGAATATCCATGGCATTAG GACGGGCCTCTTCACACCTGACCTCGCTTTTGAAGCCACAGTGAAAAAGCAGGTGCAGAAGCTTAAAGAGCCCAGTATCAAGTGTGTGGATATGGTAGTCAGTGAGCTCACGGCCACCATCAGAAAGTGTAGCGAAAAG CTCCAGCAATACCCCCGGCTGCGGGAGGAGATGGAGCGTATTGTGACCACCCACATCCGGGAGCGCGAGGGTCGCACCAAGGAGCAG GTCATGCTCCTCATCGATATTGAGCTGGCTTACATGAATACCAACCATGAGGACTTCATAGGCTTTGCCAA TGCTCAGCAGAGAAGCAACCAGATGAACAAGAAGAAGGCTTCAGGGAACCAG GATGAGATTCTG GTCATCCGGAAGGGCTGGCTGACCATCAACAATATTGGCATCATGAAGGGAGGCTCCAAGGAGTATTGGTTTGTGCTGACTGCCGAGAATCTGTCCTGGTATAAGGATGACGAG gagaaagagaagaagtacATGCTCTCCGTGGATAACCTGAAGTTGCGGGACGTGGAGAAGGGCTTCATGTCCAGCAAGCACATCTTTGCCCTCTTCAACACAGAACAGAG GAATGTCTACAAGGATTATCGGCAGCTGGAGCTGGCCTGCGAGACACAGGAGGAGGTGGATAGCTGGAAGGCCTCCTTTCTAAGGGCTGGCGTGTACCCTGAGCGTGTTGGG GACAAAGAGAAA GCCAGTGAGACGGAGGAGAACGGCTCAGACAGCTTCATGCACTCCATGGACCCACAGCTGGAGCGGCAGGTGGAGACCATCCGGAACTTGGTGGATTCATACATGGCCATCGTCAACAAGACTGTCCGGGACCTCATGCCCAAGACGATAATGCATCTCATGATCAACAAC ACCAAGGAATTCATCTTCTCGGAGCTGCTGGCCAACCTGTATTCGTGCGGGGACCAGAACACACTGATGGAGGAGTCGGCCGAGCAGGCGCAGCGGCGCGACGAGATGCTGCGCATGTACCACGCACTGAAAGAGGCGCTCAGCATCATCGGCGACATCAACACGACCACTGTCAGCACGCCCATGCCCCCGCCTGTGGACGACTCCTGGCTGCAGGTGCAGAGCGTACCGACCGGACGCAG GTCACCCACGTCCAGCCCCACGCCGCAGCGCCGAGCCCCTGCCGTGCCCCCAGCCCGGCCCGGGTCGCGGGGCCCTGCTCCTGGGCCTCCGCCTGCTGGGTCCGCCCTGGGGGGAGCGCCCCCCGTGCCCTCCAGGCCGGGGGCTTCCCCTGACCCCTTCGGTCCTCCCCCCCAGGTGCCCTCGCGCCCCAACCGCGCCCCGCCCGGGGTCCCCAG CAGGAAGGGCCCAGCCTCACCTACACGACCTGCGGTCCCCCGACCAGCTGAGGCTCCCCTGTTAGACTTATAA